In Vigna angularis cultivar LongXiaoDou No.4 chromosome 8, ASM1680809v1, whole genome shotgun sequence, the DNA window CTATGTTGTGACCATTTGCTTCGTTTGCTTCAAGTTCAAGCACCTTgatttccaaataaaaaaacatcaaatacaTTAAAATGAAGATTGTGCAAGGGCATTCAAAGTATGAAGATTTTTTATCTACAaatatccaaaataaaagaacatgAGTCTAAAGCTATTGGAAACtcattaaaatgaaaagtatGCAATGTATTGGAAGATACTTTATCATCCAGAAAACATACCTGGCAAACAAGTAACTGCTTTTGGTACTGCAGTTTCGCCACACGTTCTTTCAATTCTGTCACATATGCTCTTATACTTCTTACATTCTCCTCTGCTGCATTCTGAAACATTTTCTGCATTTTCTTCACGTTAACCGAACTAGAACGTCGATAAACGGGAGTATTTTCCTTCGATGAAACATCTCCAGCTTCTTCACTCTTTGTTGGAGTCTCCTTCTCAGACTCAGGCATATCAATTGAAATAATATCATCATTCTCGGGAGCTTTATTTTCAACATCTGGTTCCAGAACTTGCTGTGTAATAGATAATGGTGAGCAGGGAGATCTTAGGAAATTTTGGCGATTGGCAGCATTGCTTGAAGACAAAGGAAGCAACTTTTTCCTCCTGTGTTCCTTTTTATGCTTAGGGGAGGCTTCATTGGGTGAATGTTGAAAGTTATTCGGGAGAGACATCACCAACTTGTCTATGGACCTCTGAACATTTTCAAGCTGCTGTTCAAGATTTGCAATGGTGCTGCCTTGTGAATGAAGCCGGGTAATCTCCTCCTTGAGATTAGCACTGACACTCTTGTTGACAGAAACCATGCAACCAACTTCAACCTCCTTTGGTGTTGTTGACCTGACAGAACGCATTTCCCTTATTTCTGCTTGCAGTTTTGCAATTGTCTCAGCTGCATCTTGGTTACCTAATCTATGACATGCCACTTCCTTTTGTAATACTTCCAAGGCTCTATTGGCTTCTTCACCTAGCTGCTCTTGGAGATGCTCAAGCTTGCGAATTTCATGCATAAGGGTAAAAGGAGCAGTAGACGACTGCCTCAAGGACTGTCTTAATGCTGATCTTCTTACGTTCTCACATCCTGGCTCTGGTTTAAAAGATGATAGTGCACCGGTGAATGAGAGGCACTTCTTGACTGGGAGATGTGGTGATTCAACTGGGTTGGAGACCTGAATTGCAAAATGAACTTAAAGTCAGTTGAAATCAACCATTGCCAAGATAAAGGGGtagataaaaaaagagaaatttacCTTTGGGTCATCCTGAAGCTTTCTGCGTAATTCATCCACCTGAGTTTGTGCAAGATCTCTCTGGCGTTTCAGCTCTTCAATTTCCATTTCCATCTGGAAAAAATCAGGTAACAATATTCAGTACATGTTATGACACTTGTTCCTCCTAATGATCAGTTTTCATTTTCCTATTTACCTGTTGAATTTTCCAATCCTTTTCATTTGAAGGATCGGGAGTGCGCAACACTGCCTCCAGCCTTGCAACTTCCTTTTGTAAATGTTTAACAAGTTGTTTGTCTGATACAACCTATTGATAGAAAACTGTCAAATTTGCGTCTTCTTATTTGGAAAATCAACAAATGATTATCAGGTAACTGAACATATCGTTACCATGTTAACTTGGGCGCTATTTGTTACTTCCTTTGCCCGGGTAGCAAACAAGAGAGTGTTTCGTGATTGTTCCACATGGGTCAGTGCAGGACTTAAAGTACAAATAATGGCAGTGCGAGCATTCCCACCAAGGGAATGTTGCAATATACGTGTAAGCTTTGAATTCCTATAAGGTATATGtccacttctttttccaacacTGCATATGATGATACGAATACAAGTAGTTAGAAGAGGGTGAAAGTAGTACTCAGTTCTAATAGCTCTACTAGACAATATTGTCCATTATAACAACTAAATTCACTTCTGTAAACAGCGTCGATTCTGACCTGAGCTTCCTTATAACAGTTGTAAGAGTCATCAAGCTGAGGTTAATATGGCAGCCTTCTTTCAGCCTAGTGCCATCTGCATGTGTCTGTGAGGCCCTCTCACTTCCAGCAAGATCAACAAAGTTCTGCAATCACAGACATGAATTATTCAACAAGAACTAATTCATCCAATTAAAAGTAAGCGGGAAACATCAAATTACCAAGGTTGCGACAAAAGATTTCACACAATCTGTATTTTCACGAAGGGTACTTTGAATTGTCTGCAATATACaccaaaaggaagaaaaatatgatattcATATTAATTACAAGAGGGAAAGGAAAATAGGATGATCTTCTGAATTCAGCAAATAATTGTACTACTGTCACTGACCAATCTTATTATCTGGTGAGACCGCGAGCTGTTATCATTTAGAGCAGTTTCGCCAACCTGCCTTTGAGCTGCCAATTAAAAGAACTTTAATAAACTAAATTGTTTTAATGCGCAACAGGTATATAACATCATACAAGCATGGAAGTTCCCTACCTTCACAAATGGAGATCAAATGTCTCAAATGCTTGTCATCTTTTACTGTCTCTTCCACTAGTTTCTCAACCATAGTACCTTTCTACATTGCATGAAGAATATATCGTTAAGaaggaaagaaatgaaaaagcaTGCTACTGAATTGCTTTCtcattagaaaagaaaagaaaaaacttcaaaatatcTTTAAAGATAAGGcagaatattaaaatatgaaaattttaaaattcatgatCAGGAAGTCCCCAAATTGTGAGCTTCCTAGTATTAGAGAAAACACTAAATTGGAATCTTACCTCAGGATCATCAAGAAGCTTCAAACTGCGACCAGATTCTGAATTTAACAAGTCCCTTACATTCTCAT includes these proteins:
- the LOC108343828 gene encoding kinesin-like protein NACK1 gives rise to the protein MTLKTPGTPVSKIVRTPVSTPGGSRAKEEKIVVTVRLRPLNKREQLAKDQVAWDCINDYTIVYKPPAQERAAQPISFTFDKVFGPASVTEAVYEEVKNVALSALTGINATVFAYGQTSSGKTYTMRGITERAVNDIYKHILNSPERDFTIKISGLEIYNENVRDLLNSESGRSLKLLDDPEKGTMVEKLVEETVKDDKHLRHLISICEAQRQVGETALNDNSSRSHQIIRLTIQSTLRENTDCVKSFVATLNFVDLAGSERASQTHADGTRLKEGCHINLSLMTLTTVIRKLSVGKRSGHIPYRNSKLTRILQHSLGGNARTAIICTLSPALTHVEQSRNTLLFATRAKEVTNSAQVNMVVSDKQLVKHLQKEVARLEAVLRTPDPSNEKDWKIQQMEMEIEELKRQRDLAQTQVDELRRKLQDDPKVSNPVESPHLPVKKCLSFTGALSSFKPEPGCENVRRSALRQSLRQSSTAPFTLMHEIRKLEHLQEQLGEEANRALEVLQKEVACHRLGNQDAAETIAKLQAEIREMRSVRSTTPKEVEVGCMVSVNKSVSANLKEEITRLHSQGSTIANLEQQLENVQRSIDKLVMSLPNNFQHSPNEASPKHKKEHRRKKLLPLSSSNAANRQNFLRSPCSPLSITQQVLEPDVENKAPENDDIISIDMPESEKETPTKSEEAGDVSSKENTPVYRRSSSVNVKKMQKMFQNAAEENVRSIRAYVTELKERVAKLQYQKQLLVCQVLELEANEANGHNIDNEEYPCEQEEPQVPWQITFKEQRQLILELWDLCYVSIIHRTQFYLLFKGDPADQIYMEVELRRLTWLQQQLAEHGNASPSPHAGDEHTTISLSSSMRALKREREFLAKRLTSRLSLEEREVLYMKWDVPLDGKQKRMQFICKLWTDPHDPIHVQESAEIVAKLVGFRTGGNMSKEMFELNFVLPSDKRPWLMGWNPITNLLNL